One window of the Brevundimonas goettingensis genome contains the following:
- a CDS encoding serine hydrolase domain-containing protein, protein MFIVPKTAGGPPRLLIGILALLILALLAAGGVVLARGHGKPETVHQKIAQLPLRPPVVVVEDLPHLKAALDAQPRFMGAVLVAKGDRVLFRQAYGPADVSRGERSTIETRYRLASISKQFTAAAILKLQDEGKLTINDAVCKWIQPCPAAWAQIKIHHLLSHTSGIPDLMARPYWGMRRVTPATLDQLTEDSKRFPLRFEPGAKVSYDNAGFNLAAAIVEKASGMPYETYMRTAIFEPLGMTRTGLGDAPDVAMGYANYPSGLAAQTIPNVSIVIGAGAIYSTLDDMLAWERALHRGHVLTPFSYGQMLADHAPADTPDERGRTRRTWGYGIFTKRLGEMVSPSFEDLQIYHTGSWSGFRNLITYQPDSDVTVIVLSNNYHQRDQVFLIAEQAMAEALGREFPRSGSPVRAAVRGALARPD, encoded by the coding sequence TTGTTTATCGTCCCAAAGACCGCCGGCGGTCCGCCCCGGCTGCTGATCGGCATTCTGGCCCTTCTGATCCTGGCGCTGCTCGCAGCCGGGGGCGTGGTGCTGGCCCGGGGTCACGGCAAGCCGGAGACCGTCCATCAGAAGATCGCCCAACTGCCGCTGCGCCCGCCTGTGGTGGTGGTCGAGGACCTGCCGCACCTGAAGGCCGCGCTGGACGCCCAGCCGCGCTTCATGGGGGCGGTGTTGGTGGCGAAGGGCGACCGGGTCCTGTTCCGTCAGGCCTATGGCCCCGCCGACGTCTCCAGAGGCGAGCGCTCGACCATCGAGACCCGCTACCGCCTGGCTTCGATCAGCAAACAGTTCACCGCCGCCGCCATCCTGAAGCTGCAGGACGAGGGCAAGCTGACCATCAATGACGCGGTGTGCAAATGGATCCAGCCGTGTCCGGCCGCCTGGGCGCAGATCAAGATCCACCACCTGCTGTCCCATACCTCGGGCATCCCCGACCTGATGGCGCGGCCCTACTGGGGCATGCGGCGGGTGACGCCGGCGACGTTGGATCAGCTGACGGAGGATTCGAAGCGCTTCCCGCTGCGGTTCGAGCCGGGCGCCAAGGTCTCGTATGACAACGCCGGCTTCAACCTGGCCGCCGCCATCGTCGAGAAGGCCAGTGGCATGCCGTACGAGACCTATATGCGCACGGCCATCTTCGAGCCGCTGGGCATGACCCGCACGGGCCTCGGCGACGCGCCCGACGTGGCCATGGGCTACGCCAACTATCCGTCGGGCCTGGCCGCCCAGACCATTCCGAACGTCAGCATCGTGATCGGCGCGGGCGCCATCTATTCGACCCTGGACGACATGCTGGCCTGGGAGCGCGCCCTGCACCGGGGCCATGTGCTGACGCCCTTCAGCTATGGCCAGATGCTGGCCGACCACGCCCCGGCCGATACGCCCGACGAGCGCGGCCGCACGCGCCGTACCTGGGGCTATGGCATCTTCACCAAGCGGCTGGGCGAGATGGTCTCGCCGTCCTTCGAGGACCTGCAGATCTATCACACCGGCAGCTGGTCGGGCTTCCGCAACCTGATCACATACCAGCCCGACTCCGATGTGACGGTGATCGTCCTGTCCAACAACTATCACCAGCGGGATCAGGTCTTCCTGATCGCGGAACAGGCGATGGCCGAGGCTCTGGGGCGTGAGTTCCCGAGGTCCGGGTCGCCAGTGCGCGCGGCGGTCAGAGGAGCGCTGGCGCGTCCGGATTGA